A genomic region of Azoarcus sp. KH32C contains the following coding sequences:
- a CDS encoding C39 family peptidase, whose amino-acid sequence MAIRALQSALFLLVAAGGALAQAPAEPLRILGPSGTSYAVPVTSLKGARFVTTQHQQYDFSCGSAAVATLLTHHYDRKVDEVDVFKYMFERGDQAKIRREGFSMLDMKFYLDAMGFRAEGVQASLDQLAKVGIPAIALIKENGYMHFVVIKGVRARRVVIGDPAQGTRVLDRVEFEKYWTNGILLVVNNELARARFNRDLDWRVRPAAPLAEAAPGPGSGADTMLLRRASHF is encoded by the coding sequence ATCCGCGCGCTGCAGTCGGCACTGTTCCTCCTCGTGGCAGCCGGCGGCGCGCTTGCACAGGCGCCGGCCGAGCCGCTTCGGATTCTCGGACCGTCCGGGACCAGCTACGCGGTCCCGGTGACGTCGCTTAAGGGCGCGCGCTTCGTCACGACACAACACCAGCAATACGACTTCAGTTGCGGCTCGGCGGCAGTCGCGACCTTGCTGACGCACCATTACGACCGCAAGGTCGATGAAGTCGACGTCTTCAAGTACATGTTCGAGCGCGGCGACCAGGCCAAGATCCGGCGCGAGGGTTTCTCGATGCTCGACATGAAGTTCTATCTCGACGCGATGGGCTTTCGCGCGGAAGGCGTGCAGGCGTCGCTCGACCAGCTCGCGAAGGTCGGAATCCCGGCCATCGCGCTGATCAAGGAAAACGGCTACATGCACTTCGTCGTGATCAAGGGCGTACGGGCCCGCCGCGTCGTGATCGGCGATCCGGCGCAGGGCACGCGGGTGCTGGATCGCGTCGAGTTCGAAAAATACTGGACCAACGGCATCCTGCTCGTCGTCAACAACGAGCTCGCGCGCGCCCGCTTCAACCGCGACCTGGACTGGCGGGTGCGGCCTGCGGCCCCGCTCGCGGAAGCGGCGCCCGGCCCCGGCAGTGGCGCAGACACCATGCTGCTGCGCCGCGCAAGCCATTTCTGA
- a CDS encoding acetate kinase — protein MKALPHRSGAALGCGVAGLVLAASSSVLHAEEGGPDNADGLRRRIEAQSEQIESLKRDLSRQQAILDDMRKALGLSDLSGRGPAVGSSDAVPAPAVAAPARPAPAETVAQAPAPVGQAPERGSDKRPPQVAPIFEQPGVLTPRDKWVVEPSLQYSHSSSDRIALIGYTVIPAILIGLIDVREVKSNSFIGALTVRRGITNRFELEGKFPYVYRSDTSVSRPVGAGAAADQAFDVDGRGIGDIELTGRYQLNDGGAENPYYVGWLRLKTRTGRDPFEVKVDRTIRGTTGTGLQTELPTGSGFYTLTPGLTVLVPSDPVVFFGGVSYQYSLKRDNVKQKTNDGDIALGDVEAGGAFGFNFGMGLALNERSSFSIGYDHLSVGKLRVNGRTPRSSVRSELGTLLLGYSYRLNSGKTINLSLGAGLTNDTPDVQITLRVPITL, from the coding sequence ATGAAAGCACTGCCGCATCGTTCTGGCGCAGCTCTCGGTTGTGGCGTGGCCGGACTCGTCCTGGCCGCGTCCAGCTCCGTTCTTCATGCCGAGGAGGGCGGGCCCGATAACGCCGACGGGCTCCGGCGACGGATCGAGGCGCAGAGTGAGCAGATCGAGAGCTTGAAGCGGGATCTGTCGCGGCAGCAGGCGATACTCGACGATATGCGCAAGGCCTTGGGACTGAGCGACCTGAGTGGGCGCGGGCCGGCGGTCGGTTCGTCCGACGCGGTGCCGGCGCCCGCAGTGGCGGCCCCCGCGCGTCCGGCTCCGGCGGAGACGGTGGCGCAGGCGCCCGCGCCGGTCGGGCAGGCGCCCGAGCGCGGCAGCGACAAGCGTCCCCCCCAGGTCGCGCCGATCTTCGAGCAGCCCGGCGTGCTGACCCCGCGCGACAAGTGGGTCGTCGAGCCGTCGCTGCAGTATTCGCATTCGTCGAGCGACCGGATCGCGCTGATCGGCTACACGGTGATCCCCGCGATCCTGATCGGCCTGATCGACGTGCGCGAGGTCAAGAGCAATTCCTTCATCGGCGCGCTGACGGTGCGCCGCGGCATCACCAACCGCTTCGAGCTCGAAGGCAAGTTTCCGTATGTTTATCGTTCCGACACCAGCGTCAGCCGGCCGGTCGGTGCGGGCGCGGCGGCGGACCAGGCTTTCGATGTCGATGGGCGCGGTATCGGCGACATCGAGCTCACGGGCCGCTACCAGCTCAACGACGGCGGGGCGGAGAATCCGTACTACGTCGGGTGGCTGCGGCTGAAGACGCGCACCGGGCGCGATCCCTTCGAGGTCAAGGTCGACCGCACGATCCGCGGCACGACCGGCACCGGCTTGCAGACCGAATTGCCGACCGGCTCGGGCTTTTACACCTTGACGCCGGGCCTCACGGTGCTGGTGCCGTCCGATCCGGTGGTGTTCTTCGGCGGCGTGAGCTACCAGTACAGCTTGAAGCGCGACAATGTGAAGCAGAAGACCAACGATGGCGACATCGCACTGGGCGACGTCGAGGCGGGCGGCGCCTTCGGTTTCAATTTCGGCATGGGGCTCGCGCTCAATGAGCGTTCGTCGTTCAGCATCGGTTACGACCACCTGTCGGTCGGCAAGCTGCGGGTCAATGGGCGTACGCCGAGGAGTTCGGTGCGCTCCGAGCTCGGTACGCTGCTGCTCGGCTACTCCTATCGGCTTAACTCGGGCAAGACGATCAACCTGTCGCTCGGGGCGGGGCTGACGAACGACACGCCCGACGTGCAGATCACACTGCGCGTGCCGATCACCCTGTGA